In the genome of Candidatus Poribacteria bacterium, the window GATATAATAGATCGCTGGAGGTATGCGGTGAAACATGCTCCTGTGCGGTGCTAACATCTAAGTGTTGACGGGCATCCGTAAAAGCGAGTCCTAACATTTTTGCGTTACACCCGTCACCCTCCAAAACAACGGCTTGATTTATCTTGTTGAGCCTACCACCAAAGGTAGCGGTCACCCAGCAGAGATGTGCGTCTCTGGCAACCATCGCGCGGTGCGAGGCGAAATTCCAGACGTGCCGGTTCCAACGTTGTGCCTGTACGTATGTCACGTTCGCATTCTGCCCAGCGAAAATTTCGACAGCTCCGCTATGTAATCCGCTTGCCGCTGCGTTCGTAGATAAATTGTCCTCCAAAACGACGACCTGACTGCCCTCTTCAGCAATAATGAGTGTATGTGACAAGTCAGCTTGCTCCGCTTCGGACATCCTGATATAGACGCGCAGGGGTGCTTCAACCCTTACACCTTTAGAAACGTGTAAGAGATAACCGCCCTGCCAAAATGCGCCGTGAAGTGCATCAAACTTATTATGTTGCGCGATATTCCCACTTTTTAACGCCGTCTCTAAGGTCACTGCCCTGTTCATGAAGTAAGAACGGAGAAGTTCCGGCTGCTCTCGTAATGCTGTGTGGAGATCCGCAAAGTATACGCCTTTTTCTTTCAGTATTTCAGTATCGGAGATATGTTGGCGTTGTCCATCAATTTGTACAAGCACACCCGCGGTTTCCGATTCACTGTCGTCAACACATTCGGAGGATACTGTGCCGTTAGGGACACTCGGATGATACTTTTCAACAGCGAAACCGCGGAGATACCGCCGCGTGCGTCGCCAATAATCTTGGGTACGCATATCAACGGTACGTCGCCAGACATCATCTTTGGTCGTATGCGGCATCGGTAAAGACTCGTAATGTGCGTAAGCCTCTAACCGTTTATCACGCATCCACTGTGGTTCAGTTGCTGCTATTTTTTGAAGAAATTCTTTTGAAAAATCACCTTTTTGCAATTTGTTTGATCCTTTATTAGTTATCAGTTGTCGGTTATCGGTTAAGAAACGATCTGTAAAAGTTTATTGAGTCTGATATACGCCAAAGGTGCCTGAACTGCTACGAGAAACGCTTTTAACCGATAACTGAAGACCGAAAACTGACAACCATTTTAACCCACTGAACCTTCCATTTGAAGTTGAATGAGACGGTTCATTTCCACAGCATATTCCATTGGAAGTTCCTTAACAAGAGGCTCAATAAACCCGTTGACAATCATTGTAGAGGCTTCCTCTTCCGAAAGCCCACGACTCATCAAGTAGAAGAGTTGTTCCTCGCCAATTTTGCTGACGCGTGCCTCGTGTTCAATATTGGTATCGTTCTCACCAATCTCAATAACTGGATAGGTGTCCGAACGGGAGTCCTTGTCAAGGATAAGGGCATCACAAACGACGTGCGATTTGCACCCTTTTGCCCCCTTTGCAACATCCACCCA includes:
- the sufD gene encoding Fe-S cluster assembly protein SufD, which translates into the protein MQKGDFSKEFLQKIAATEPQWMRDKRLEAYAHYESLPMPHTTKDDVWRRTVDMRTQDYWRRTRRYLRGFAVEKYHPSVPNGTVSSECVDDSESETAGVLVQIDGQRQHISDTEILKEKGVYFADLHTALREQPELLRSYFMNRAVTLETALKSGNIAQHNKFDALHGAFWQGGYLLHVSKGVRVEAPLRVYIRMSEAEQADLSHTLIIAEEGSQVVVLEDNLSTNAAASGLHSGAVEIFAGQNANVTYVQAQRWNRHVWNFASHRAMVARDAHLCWVTATFGGRLNKINQAVVLEGDGCNAKMLGLAFTDARQHLDVSTAQEHVSPHTSSDLLYRTVLKDRAQAAWGGNIYVYPSANHTDAYQKNDNLLLSERAHADTLPGLEIQAHEVRCTHGATAGKIDAEQVFYLMSRGLPYTEAEKLIVEGFFEPVMERIPLESVREELGTSITRKLVTS
- a CDS encoding SufD family Fe-S cluster assembly protein gives rise to the protein LTMKYPSVYMMEPGARGDILSIAFASKGQHQDAGAKVYHCAPHTTSQITSKSISKDGGRSSYRGWVDVAKGAKGCKSHVVCDALILDKDSRSDTYPVIEIGENDTNIEHEARVSKIGEEQLFYLMSRGLSEEEASTMIVNGFIEPLVKELPMEYAVEMNRLIQLQMEGSVG